The following are from one region of the Cottoperca gobio chromosome 13, fCotGob3.1, whole genome shotgun sequence genome:
- the rskra gene encoding ribosomal protein S6 kinase-related protein, with the protein MGSDISKNSKREGPPARHRLNYGFLSNVGAYISHRLGHSAVFSRPVGPDGRPPILKLLQPPEDTKTTPPAFISVFLPEFPQHNLPGREHFKILGFIAKGSYGPILKVKDIYKEKTYAVKVLPKSDILKHGVLEQSKEEVIVQRQLKHPFIHNLQDCWQTQRHLFIMCDYCTTGDLYTYWLLKGQFGEDEVCLFAAELGSALGFLHDLGIIHRDVKMENILLSDQGHLRLSDFGLSRRLKRGGKAFTICGTIQYMAPEVLSGGPYNHAADWWSFGIMLFSLVTGEFPVPAEPDHSTMLKKVTHFPYVLPETFSSALILLLTELLCKSPVTRLRNLECLKMQAFFRGTSFDSLILQKTPVKVILELRTHPDWAAKAMRGLSLDYFNNFDCDTILHSPATPTEVSPTLTNMDLSPATEQTCKA; encoded by the exons ATGGGGAGCGACATCAGTAAGAACAGTAAG AGAGAGGGACCACCTGCTCGGCATCGACTCAATTATGGATTCCTCTCAAACGTGGGGGCCTACATCTCTCACAGACTCGGACACTCGGCTGTGTTTTCTCGGCCTGTGGGACCGGACGGCAGACCGCCCATCCTCAAACTCCTGCAGCCTCCAGAGGACACAAAGACGACTCCTCCAGCTTTCATCTCCGTCTTTCTGCCTGAGTTCCCACAGCATAACCTCCCTGGACGAGAGCATTTCAAG ATCCTGGGCTTCATAGCCAAAGGCTCATATGGACCCATCTTGAAAGTGAAGGACATTTACAAAGAGAAGACCTATGCTGTGAAG GTTCTACCAAAGTCAGACATCTTGAAGCATGGAGTGCTGGAGCAGTCAAAAGAAGAAGTCATCGTTCAG CGGCAGCTCAAACACCCATTCATCCACAATCTGCAGGACTGCTGGCAGACACAGCGCCATCTCTTCATTA TGTGCGACTACTGCACCACCGGAGACTTGTACACTTACTGGTTACTGAAGGGCCAGTTTGGGGAGGATGAGGTTTGTCTCTTTGCTGCAGAGCTGGGCAGTGCGCTGG GATTTCTGCATGACTTAGGGATCATACATAGAGATGTGAAG atgGAGAATATTCTTTTAAGTGATCAAG GTCACCTTCGTCTGTCTGATTTTGGACTCTCGCGGCGGCTGAAACGAGGAGGAAAAGCATTTACGATATGTGGGACGATCCAATACATGG CTCCTGAAGTTTTAAGTGGTGGTCCGTACAACCACGCTGCTGACTGGTGGTCTTTTGGCATTATGCTGTTCTCACTGGTGACGGGAGAG TTTCCAGTTCCTGCAGAGCCGGACCACAGCACCATGTTGAAGAAGGTCACACATTTTCCTTATGTCCTACCTGAGACCTTCAGCTCTGCTCTGATCTTACTGCTCACTGAG CTTTTGTGCAAGAGTCCAGTGACCCGGCTTCGTAACCTGGAGTGTTTGAAGATGCAGGCTTTCTTTCGTGGCACTTCATTCGACTCTCTCATCCTTCAAAAGACGCCCGTTAAAGTCATCCTGGAGCTCAGGACTCATCCTGATTGGGCAGCCAAAGCAATGAGAGGCCTTTCATTGGACTACTTTAATAACTTTGACTGCGATACAATTCTCCATTCTCCTGCAACTCCCACTGAAGTGTCTCCTACGTTGACCAACATGGACCTGAGCCCAGCTACAGAACAGACTTGTAAAGCATAA
- the aldoca gene encoding fructose-bisphosphate aldolase C-B isoform X1 yields the protein MTHQSPTLSEAQKRELHETALRIVSPGKGILAADESVGSLAKRLAQVGVENTEENRRQYRQILFSADDRINGCIGGVIFFHETLYQHTDNGIAFVKMIRDRGILVGIKVDKGVVPLAGTCGETTTQGLDGLSDRCAQYKKDGAVFAKWRCVLKISDTNPSKLAITENANVLARYSSICQQVRSQYYKACLYMFVMHLYCFNNLSFLGQHGIVPIIEPEILPDGDHDLKRSQYITEKVLTAVYKAMSDHHVYLEGTLLKPNMVTSGHSCPTKYSPEEVAMATVTALRRTVPPAVTGVAFLSGGQSEEEASVHLNAINNCPLAKPWILTFSFGRALQASALRAWRGHKENEKAATEQFIKKAEANSLACQGKYTGGDNNYVEAGQRSYGSCHAY from the exons ATGACGCACCAGTCCCCCACACTCTCCGAGGCGCAAAAGAGGGAGCTACATGAGACTGCTCTACGCATAGTTTCTCCAGGGAAGGGCATCCTGGCTGCAGATGAGTCTGTGG GCAGCCTGGCTAAGCGGCTCGCTCAGGTGGGAGTGGAGAACACAGAGGAGAACCGCAGACAGTACCGGCAGATTCTCTTCAGTGCAGACGATCGCATCAACGGCTGCATTGGAGGGGTCATCTTCTTCCATGAGACGCTGTACCAGCACACTGATAACGGCATAGCCTTTGTGAAAATGATCAGGGACAGGGGCATCCTGGTCGGCATCAAG GTGGACAAGGGTGTCGTTCCCCTGGCAGGAACTTGTGGAGAAACCACCACACAGg GTCTAGATGGACTGTCAGACCGCTGTGCGCAGTATAAAAAGGATGGAGCTGTCTTTGCAAAGTGGCGCTGTGTGCTTAAAATCAGTGACACCAATCCATCCAAACTGGCTATCACAGAAAATGCAAATGTCCTTGCACGCTACTCCAGTATCTGCCAGCAAGTCAGAAGCCAATATTATAAAGCATGTCTATACATGTTTGTGATGCATctgtattgttttaataatcttTCCTTTCTCGGCCAGCATGGCATTGTACCCATTATAGAGCCGGAGATTTTGCCTGATGGAGATCATGACCTGAAGCGCAGCCAGTACATTACTGAGAAG GTCCTGACTGCAGTGTACAAGGCCATGTCGGACCACCATGTGTACCTGGAAGGTACCCtcctcaaacccaacatggtcACCTCTGGACACAGCTGCCCCACCAAGTACAGCCCAGAGGAGGTTGCTATGGCAACTGTCACCGCCTTGCGCCGCACTGTCCCCCCAGCGGTCACAG GAGTGGCTTTTCTCTCAGGTGGTCAGAGTGAAGAAGAGGCTTCTGTCCACCTCAATGCCATCAACAACTGCCCTCTGGCCAAACCCTGGATCCTAACGTTCTCCTTCGGCCGAGCCCTGCAGGCGTCTGCACTCAGAGCCTGGAGAGGACATAAGGAGAACGAGAAAGCCGCCACTGAGCAGTTCATTAAGAAAGCAGAG GCGAACAGTCTGGCCTGCCAGGGGAAGTACACTGGTGGTGATAATAACTATGTCGAGGCCGGCCAGCGCAGCTATGGTTCCTGTCATGCATACTGA
- the aldoca gene encoding fructose-bisphosphate aldolase C-B isoform X2 encodes MTHQSPTLSEAQKRELHETALRIVSPGKGILAADESVGSLAKRLAQVGVENTEENRRQYRQILFSADDRINGCIGGVIFFHETLYQHTDNGIAFVKMIRDRGILVGIKVDKGVVPLAGTCGETTTQGLDGLSDRCAQYKKDGAVFAKWRCVLKISDTNPSKLAITENANVLARYSSICQQHGIVPIIEPEILPDGDHDLKRSQYITEKVLTAVYKAMSDHHVYLEGTLLKPNMVTSGHSCPTKYSPEEVAMATVTALRRTVPPAVTGVAFLSGGQSEEEASVHLNAINNCPLAKPWILTFSFGRALQASALRAWRGHKENEKAATEQFIKKAEANSLACQGKYTGGDNNYVEAGQRSYGSCHAY; translated from the exons ATGACGCACCAGTCCCCCACACTCTCCGAGGCGCAAAAGAGGGAGCTACATGAGACTGCTCTACGCATAGTTTCTCCAGGGAAGGGCATCCTGGCTGCAGATGAGTCTGTGG GCAGCCTGGCTAAGCGGCTCGCTCAGGTGGGAGTGGAGAACACAGAGGAGAACCGCAGACAGTACCGGCAGATTCTCTTCAGTGCAGACGATCGCATCAACGGCTGCATTGGAGGGGTCATCTTCTTCCATGAGACGCTGTACCAGCACACTGATAACGGCATAGCCTTTGTGAAAATGATCAGGGACAGGGGCATCCTGGTCGGCATCAAG GTGGACAAGGGTGTCGTTCCCCTGGCAGGAACTTGTGGAGAAACCACCACACAGg GTCTAGATGGACTGTCAGACCGCTGTGCGCAGTATAAAAAGGATGGAGCTGTCTTTGCAAAGTGGCGCTGTGTGCTTAAAATCAGTGACACCAATCCATCCAAACTGGCTATCACAGAAAATGCAAATGTCCTTGCACGCTACTCCAGTATCTGCCAGCAA CATGGCATTGTACCCATTATAGAGCCGGAGATTTTGCCTGATGGAGATCATGACCTGAAGCGCAGCCAGTACATTACTGAGAAG GTCCTGACTGCAGTGTACAAGGCCATGTCGGACCACCATGTGTACCTGGAAGGTACCCtcctcaaacccaacatggtcACCTCTGGACACAGCTGCCCCACCAAGTACAGCCCAGAGGAGGTTGCTATGGCAACTGTCACCGCCTTGCGCCGCACTGTCCCCCCAGCGGTCACAG GAGTGGCTTTTCTCTCAGGTGGTCAGAGTGAAGAAGAGGCTTCTGTCCACCTCAATGCCATCAACAACTGCCCTCTGGCCAAACCCTGGATCCTAACGTTCTCCTTCGGCCGAGCCCTGCAGGCGTCTGCACTCAGAGCCTGGAGAGGACATAAGGAGAACGAGAAAGCCGCCACTGAGCAGTTCATTAAGAAAGCAGAG GCGAACAGTCTGGCCTGCCAGGGGAAGTACACTGGTGGTGATAATAACTATGTCGAGGCCGGCCAGCGCAGCTATGGTTCCTGTCATGCATACTGA
- the srsf1a gene encoding serine/arginine-rich splicing factor 1A isoform X2 — protein sequence MSGVVRGPAGNNDCRIYVGNLPPDIRTKDVEDVFYKYGTIRDIDLKNRRGGPPFAFIEFEDPRLRVEFPRSGRGSRGGFGGIGGAPRGRYGPPSRRSEYRVIVSGLPQSGSWQDLKDHMREAGDVCYADVFRDGTGVVEFVRKEDMTYAVRKLDNTKFRSHEGETAYIRVKLDGPRSPSYGRSRSRSRGSRSRSRSRSPSRSRSNSRGRGRGSPRYSPRHSRSRSRS from the exons ATGTCGGGTGTTGTGCGAGGCCCCGCTGGGAACAACGACTGCCGGATTTATGTGGGGAATCTCCCTCCTGATATTCGCACAAAAGACGTGGAAGACGTGTTTTACAAATATGGGACCATTCGAGATATCGACCTGAAGAACCGGAGAGGGGGTCCGCCTTTCGCCTTCATTGAATTTGAAGATCCCAG GCTGCGTGTGGAGTTTCCTCGGAGCGGCAGGGGCTCAAGGGGCGGGTTCGGTGGGATCGGAGGAGCTCCCAGAGGCAGATATGGACCTCCATCAAGACGCTCAGAGTACAGGGTCATTGTGTCGG GACTCCCCCAGAGCGGCAGTTGGCAGGACCTGAAGGACCACATGCGTGAAGCAGGCGACGTGTGCTACGCCGACGTTTTCAGAGATGGAACCGGAGTTGTAGAATTTGTGCGAAAAGAAGACATGACCTATGCCGTACGAAAGCTGGACAACACCAAATTCCGCTCGCACGAG GGAGAGACTGCTTACATTCGTGTGAAATTAGACGGTCCCCGCAGCCCAAGTTACGGAAGATCACGCTCCCGCAGCCGTGGCAGTCGCAGCAGAAGCCGAAGTCGCAGCCCCAGCCGCAGCCGAAGCAATTCCCGTGGCCGTGGCAGAGGATCGCCCCGCTACTCGCCTCGTCACAGCCGCTCTCGCTCCCGTTCTTAA
- the srsf1a gene encoding serine/arginine-rich splicing factor 1A isoform X1 gives MSGVVRGPAGNNDCRIYVGNLPPDIRTKDVEDVFYKYGTIRDIDLKNRRGGPPFAFIEFEDPRDADDAVYGRDGYDYDGYRLRVEFPRSGRGSRGGFGGIGGAPRGRYGPPSRRSEYRVIVSGLPQSGSWQDLKDHMREAGDVCYADVFRDGTGVVEFVRKEDMTYAVRKLDNTKFRSHEGETAYIRVKLDGPRSPSYGRSRSRSRGSRSRSRSRSPSRSRSNSRGRGRGSPRYSPRHSRSRSRS, from the exons ATGTCGGGTGTTGTGCGAGGCCCCGCTGGGAACAACGACTGCCGGATTTATGTGGGGAATCTCCCTCCTGATATTCGCACAAAAGACGTGGAAGACGTGTTTTACAAATATGGGACCATTCGAGATATCGACCTGAAGAACCGGAGAGGGGGTCCGCCTTTCGCCTTCATTGAATTTGAAGATCCCAG GGACGCTGATGATGCAGTCTATGGGCGTGATGGTTATGATTATGACGGCTACAGGCTGCGTGTGGAGTTTCCTCGGAGCGGCAGGGGCTCAAGGGGCGGGTTCGGTGGGATCGGAGGAGCTCCCAGAGGCAGATATGGACCTCCATCAAGACGCTCAGAGTACAGGGTCATTGTGTCGG GACTCCCCCAGAGCGGCAGTTGGCAGGACCTGAAGGACCACATGCGTGAAGCAGGCGACGTGTGCTACGCCGACGTTTTCAGAGATGGAACCGGAGTTGTAGAATTTGTGCGAAAAGAAGACATGACCTATGCCGTACGAAAGCTGGACAACACCAAATTCCGCTCGCACGAG GGAGAGACTGCTTACATTCGTGTGAAATTAGACGGTCCCCGCAGCCCAAGTTACGGAAGATCACGCTCCCGCAGCCGTGGCAGTCGCAGCAGAAGCCGAAGTCGCAGCCCCAGCCGCAGCCGAAGCAATTCCCGTGGCCGTGGCAGAGGATCGCCCCGCTACTCGCCTCGTCACAGCCGCTCTCGCTCCCGTTCTTAA